One window of the Benincasa hispida cultivar B227 chromosome 3, ASM972705v1, whole genome shotgun sequence genome contains the following:
- the LOC120072513 gene encoding probable serine/threonine-protein kinase kinX produces the protein MATIEVESAPVVLPEPEAAPVVQTEEKVVEEPVAEAPAEEPKEEAAPEAVKAEEPAPVATEPDVETKEVVEEETKPEEAEPAVGASEPEAPVEAEEKEEEAKEETVEEKTEEEKPQEVKSEDVVEEESSEAAAPAEEEKPKAEE, from the exons ATGGCCACCATTGAG GTTGAATCAGCCCCTGTGGTATTGCCAGAGCCTGAGGCAGCTCCAGTGGTTCAAACTGAGGAGAAAGTTGTAGAAGAGCCAGTGGCTGAAGCCCCTGCTGAAGAGCCAAAGGAAGAAGCTGCCCCTGAAGCTGTGAAGGCAGAGGAACCGGCACCAGTCGCAACCGAACCGGACGTTGAAACCAAGGAAGTGGTAGAGGAAGAGACAAAGCCAGAGGAGGCTGAGCCTGCAGTCGGTGCTTCCGAGCCCGAAGCACCGGTTGAGGCCGAGGAGAAGGAGGAAGAGGCTAAAGAGGAAACAGTGGAGGAGAagacagaagaagaaaaacctcAGGAGGTGAAAAGTGAAGATGTTGTTGAAGAAGAGAGCTCAGAAGCTGCAGCACCAGCTGAAGAAGAGAAGCCAAAAGCGGAGGAATAA
- the LOC120073191 gene encoding E3 ubiquitin-protein ligase UPL5 — MSITEFPATVDRVHITAGTAASSASYTDVEHCQLNRHHSQGHRHPCVLSKRKLDDYGPSFDDEDEDVQLFDLVSVRMKKGETCAMDSSSDGRLGEGISSDFDHRGFDDSSTSMAAETSTKPILSPYDLQFFVRTISVGNTMVMLANINDTVMSLHERIQAITRIPIFEQRLIYRGRQLQHEQSLLECSIQNNAELQLVGRMRSTEHPKAWQIVDDMVSLVLRLYRGEFVFSALEIITTLMTDFLSLATETDLDPAIKQLQVFLSLSAPAALVMLYLSPIKGNKECAENLIKHFMDLLRHSVPKTLHDCCAIIVLEFCNLLRRETPEESLYVLCRSTLGSLLETDGIIRGMRCLESVKRPIETPELLPFVNELANKLSIDLCSSIQSPTSAGPLVTDIRDFTAFSLSLRNAIQEQLNFHGSKLVPLYTRSSRDPSYGEEGEFLRNIYLGLSKKMDICLHGMEAFLIDKGKGDCVVPYTGWSQYLPILKELNDISRLFQGLEEEFWATMRSRKSSICELIIRFAKRTDDYMWILCHKDIMNSESRRHLSMLMFPEPTEDYEELQEMLIDRSQLLEESFEYITNASVEALRHGLFMEFKNEEATGPGVLREWFLLVCKAIFNPQNALFVACPNDRRRFFPNPASKVDPMHLNYFNFSGRVIALALMYKVQVGVVFDRVFFLQLAGMRISLEDIRDADPCLYNSCKQILDMDAELVDSDALGLTFVSDFEELGTRKVVDLCPGGKDMVVNSKNREEYVKLLIDNRFMKSVSEQISYFASGFSDILSDKRTHKCFFESLELEDLDWMLYGSESAISVGDWKAHTEYNGYKETDPQISWFWKIVSGMMPEQRKNLLFFWTSMKYLPVQGFSGLSSKLYIYKSSSPYDHLPSSHTCFYRLCFPPYPSRSIMKSRLQIITQEHVGCSFGTW; from the exons GACGTCGAACACTGTCAGCTCAATCGCCACCACTCTCAAGGTCATCGTCATCCTTGCGTCTTGTCCAAGCGCAAGTTAGATGACTATGGTCCTAGTTTCGACGACGAGGACGAGGACGTTCAGTTGTTTGACTTAGTTTCTGTCAGGATGAAGAAAGGGGAAACGTGTGCAATGGACTCCTCTTCTGATGGCCGGCTGGGTGAAGGAATTAGCTCCGACTTTGACCATCGGGGTTTTGATGATTCCTCGACCTCTATGGCGGCAGAAACCTCAACAAAACCCATTCTCTCTCCGTACGACTTGCAATTTTTTGTCAGAACGATCTCAGTTGGGAATACTATGGTAATGCTTGCGAATATTAACGATACTGTGATGTCGCTTCATGAGCGGATTCAAGCTATTACGCGTATACCAATTTTCGAGCAGAGATTGATATATAGGGGAAGGCAACTCCAGCACGAACAGTCACTCCTCGAGTGTTCGATACAGAACAATGCCGAGCTGCAATTAGTTGGTCGCATGAGGAGTACTGAGCATCCGAAAGCTTGGCAGATTGTTGACGACATGGTTTCGTTGGTTCTACGACTTTATAGAGGCGAATTTGTGTTTTCTGCTTTGGAAATCATCACTACCTTGATGACCGATTTCTTAAGTTTGGCTACGGAAACGGACTTAGATCCAGCAATTAAGCAACTCCAGGTTTTCTTGTCACTCTCTGCCCCAGCAGCGCTAGTGATGCTTTATTTGTCTCCGATTAAAGGTAATAAAGAGTGTGCTGAAAATTTGATTAAGCATTTTATGGATTTGCTTCGTCACTCAGTTCCCAAAACGTTGCATGACTGTTGTGCGATTATAGTATTAGAATTTTGTAATTTGCTTAGGAGAGAAACGCCGGAAGagagtttatatgttttatgtcgCAGTACTCTTGGATCATTGTTGGAAACTGATGGGATTATTCGTGGGATGAGATGCTTAGAAAGTGTTAAAAGACCCATCGAAACGCCCGAACTTCTTCCATTTGTTAATGAACTGGCGAATAAATTGTCCATAGACTTATGTTCAAGCATACAGTCTCCCACAAGTGCAGGGCCTTTGGTGACTGATATTCGGGATTTTACAGCATTTTCACTTTCTTTGCGCAATGCGATTCAGGAGCAACTGAATTTTCATGGCTCCAAGCTTGTGCCACTGTATACGCGAAGTTCTAGAGATCCTTCTTATGGAGAAGAGGGTGAATTTCTTCGTAATATATATCTTGGTTTGTCGAAAAAGATGGATATATGTCTTCATGGAATGGAAGCTTTCTTGATTGATAAAGGAAAAGGGGACTGTGTAGTCCCCTATACCGGATGGTCTCAGTATCTTCCAATTCTAAAAGAATTGAATGACATCTCTCGTCTTTTCCAGGGTCTTGAAGAAGAATTTTGGGCAACCATGAGGTCAAGGAAATCTTCTATTTGTGAGCTTATTATTAGATTTGCAAAGCGAACTGATGATTACATGTGGATTCTTTGCCACAAGGATATAATGAATTCAGAATCTAGAAGACATCTGTCAATGCTTATGTTTCCTGAACCAACAGAGGATTATGAGGAACTGCAGGAAATGCTGATTGATAGGTCCCAGTTACTGGAAGAATCATTTGAGTACATCACAAATGCGAGTGTTGAGGCTCTACGCCATGGACTATTTATGGAATTCAAAAATGAGGAAGCTACAGGTCCTGGTGTCTTGCGAGAGTGGTTTTTGCTGGTCTGCAAGGCTATTTTTAACCCACAAAATGCCCTTTTTGTTGCATGTCCTAATGATCGAAGAAGGTTCTTTCCCAACCCTG CTTCGAAGGTGGACCCTATGCAtctcaattatttcaatttttctgGCCGAGTTATCGCACTAGCTTTGATGTATAAAGTGCAAGTTGGTGTTGTCTTTGATCGTGTTTTTTTCTTGCAATTGGCTGGAATGCGTATTTCCTTGGAAGATATACGAGATGCTGATCCATGCTTGTACAATAGCTGTAAGCAGATTCTTGATATGGACGCCGAGCTTGTTGATTCAGATGCTTTAGGACTTACATTTGTTAGTGATTTCGAGGAGCTAGGTACAAGAAAAGTTGTGGATCTTTGCCCTGGAGGCAAAGACATGGTTGTCAATAGTAAGAATCGTGAGGAATATGTTAAGCTTCTAATAGATAACCGCTTCATGAAATCTGTCTCTGAGCAGATATCATATTTTGCAAGTGGTTTTTCTGATATACTTTCTGACAAAAGAACACATAAATGCTTTTTCGAAAGCCTAGAGCTTGAAGATCTCGATTGGATGCTATATGGGAGTGAAAGTGCAATCTCTGTTGGGGATTGGAAGGCGCACACTGAATACAATGGCTACAAAGAAACTGATCCTCAGATATCCTGGTTCTGGAAG ATTGTGTCTGGGATGATGCCGGAGCAGAGGAAGAATCTTCTGTTCTTCTGGACCTCAATGAAATACCTTCCAGTTCAGGGTTTCAGTGGCTTGTCTTCAAAGCTGTACATTTATAAATCTTCATCCCCATATGATCATCTTCCTTCTTCTCATACGTGCTTTTACCGTTTATGCTTCCCTCCTTATCCCTCCAGGTCTATCATGAAAAGTCGCCTTCAAATTATCACTCAAGAGCATGTTGGATGTAGCTTTGGTACATGGTAA